DNA from Engystomops pustulosus unplaced genomic scaffold, aEngPut4.maternal MAT_SCAFFOLD_249, whole genome shotgun sequence:
tactgagcctcatcaggagcatgccgaggtgttgtagggaggtcatacaggcacgtggaggtcacacacactactgagcctcatcaggagcatgccgaggtgttgtagggaggtcatacaggcacgtggaggccacacacacaatactgagcctcatcaggagcatgccgaggtgttgtagggaggtcatacaggcacatggagaccacacacactactgagcctcatcaggcgcatgccgaggtgttgtagggaggtcatagaggcacgtggaggccacagacactactgagcctcatcaggagcatgcccaggtgttgtagggaggtcatacaggcacgtggaggccacacacacaatactgagcctcatcaggagcatgcctatGTGttataggaaggtcatacagacacgtggagaccacacacactactgagcctcatcaggcgcatgccgaggtgttgtagggaggtcatacaggcacgtggaggccacagacactactgagcctcatcaggcgcatgccgaggtgttgtagggaggtcatacaggcacgtggaggttatACACAATACtgatctcatcaggagcatgccgaggtgttgtagggaggtcatacaggcacgtggaggtcacacacaatactgagcctcatcaggagcatgcccaggtgttgtagggcggtcatacaggcacgtggaggccacacaatactgagcctcatcaggagcatgccgaggtgttatagggaggtcatacaggcacatggaggccacacacacaatactgagcctcatcagtagcatgccgaggtgttgtagggaggtcatacaggcacatggaggccacacacacattactgagcctcatcaggagcatgccgaggtgttgtagggaggtcatacaggcacgtggaggtcacacacaatactgagcctcatcaggagcatgccgaggtgttgtaggaaggtcatacaggcacatggaggccacacactactgagcctcatcaggagcatgccgaggtgttgtagagaggtcatacaggcacatggaggccacacacaatgctgagcctcatcaggagcatgccgaggtgttgtagggaggtcatacaggcacatggaggccacacacacattactgagcctcatcaggagcatgccgaggtgttgtagggaggtcatacaggcacgtggaggtcacacacattactgagcctcatcgggagcatgccgaggtgttgtagggaggtcatacaggcacatggaggccacacacacaatactgagcctcatcagtagcatgccgaggtgttgtagggaggtcatacaggcacgtggaggtcacacacattactgagcctcatcgggagcatgccgaggtgttgtagggaggtcatacaggcacatggaggctacacacacaatactgagcctcatcagtagcatgccgaggtgtagggaggtcatacaggcacatggaggccacacacacattactgagcctcatcaggagcatgccgaggtgttgtagggaggtcatacaggcacgtggaggccacacacacattactgagcctcatcaggagcatgccgaggtgttgtagggaggtcatacaggcacgtggaggtcacacacaatactgagcctcatcaggagcatgccgaggtgttatagggaggtcatacagacacgtggaggccacacacaatactgagcctcatcaggagcatgctgaggtgttgtagggaggtcatacagacacatggaggccacacacaatactgagcctcatcagtagcATACCCAGgttttgtagggaggtcatacagacacgtggaagccacacataatactgagcctcatcaggagcatgctgaggtgttgtagggaggtcatacagacacatggaggccacacacaatactgagcctcatcagtagcATACCCAGgttttgtagggaggtcatacagatacatggaggtcacacacactgacctcatcaggcgcatgccgaggtgttgtagggaggtcatacagggacgtggaggccatacacaatactgagcctcatcaggagcatgcccaggtgttgtagggaggtcatacacaatactgagctgcattttgacttgttttacggACATAACATTAAATGTTGGATCGGCCTGTAGTGTTTcatcactttaattttgtgggtgcctCCATTGGTAATAAATGtgttttccattgatgatttttttgtgattttgtcttCAGCTTTGTACAGAACAAGGTATTTCCTCAGGATGGAGGATGTGTTATATGAGTAGTGTATAAGgtggaagcacagctagtactgcctcccccTCTCTCACagtattatccatgtacagtgtgacatAGCCCTGGGCGTGGCCTCTGCAGCTTTACAGACCCCACAATGATGAGACGAGGCGGTGGTCAGACATGTATTTCCGGGGTCTTGTCATACAAGCTTCCACCTTATTGTAGAGGTATAATATACCAAAAATAAATAGTGCTGTTACCTTAAAGTCCCGTAATACCACAACAGCTGCATTTGTCTACGAGTCCTGCCGGGATGGCACCGCCCACTAACACCATCAGCAGGCACCCACCTTCCCGGGGCAGAGGACTTCTGTATAGCAGcaagaagattccagagagaggAGCATGGTGCGCAGTGCAGGAGCCGGAGAGGATGACATAATATGGGGCAGGGCCCTCCGATCGGGCCAAACAACACAGGACGGGGACCTCCTACCGGGGCAAACAACACAAGACAGGGACCTCCTACCGGGGCAGACATGGAGCATGGACCTCCTACCGGGGCAGACATGGAGCATGGACCTCCTACCGGGGCAGACATGGAGCATGGACCTCCTACCGGGGCAGACATGGAGCATGAACCTCCTACCGGGGCAGACATGGAGCATGGACCTCCTATCGGGGCAGACATGGAGCATGGACCTCCTACCGGGGCAAACACAGGACAGGGACCTCCTACCGGGGCAGACATGGAGCATGGACCTCCTACCGGGGCAGACATGGAGCATGGACCTCCTACCGGGGCAGACATGGAGCATGGACCTCCTACCGGGGCAAACAACATGGGACAGGGACCTCCTACCGGGGCAGACAACATGGGACAGGGACCTCCTACCGGGGCAGACATGGAGCATGGACCTCCTACCGGGGCAGACATGGAGCATGGACCTCCTACCGGGGCAGACATGGAGCATGGACCTCCTACCGGGGCAAACAACATGGGACAGGGACCTCCTACCGGGGCAAACAACATGGGACAGGGACCTCCTACCGGGGCAGACAACATGGGACAGGGACCTCCTATAGGGACAAACAACATGGGACAGGGACCTCCTATAGGGACAAACAACACGGGACAGGGACCTCCTATAGGGACAAACAACATGTGATGGGGACCTGGTAGGGGCAAACAACACAGGACGGGGACCTCCTACCGGGGCAAACAACACGGGACAGGGGCCTCCTACCGGGGCAAACAACATGTGATGGGGACCTGGTAGGGGCAAACAACACAGGACGGGGACCTCCTACCGGGGCAAACAACACGGGACAGGGACCTCCTATAGGGACAAACAACATGTGATGGGGACCTGGTAGGGACAAACAACATGTGATGGGGACCTGGTAGGGACAAACAACATGTGATGGGGACCTGGTAGGGGCAAACAATATGTGATGGGGACCTGGTAGGGGCAAACAATATGTGATGGGGACCTGGTAGGGGCCAGGCCCATACAACAGGCTAGAGGGATGTGGACCTCACATGCACCTGAGGAAGGCTGATCCGATGTAGGGCCAGTGCCGCTATAACATGGGATACAATAGGACTGCAGTAAAATCATCCATAATGGGTCAGTACTGACCAGTCCCACAGAGATCCTTCCCGGGTCTGGGACTGAAGTCTCAGCACTGAGCTGACATGGGCCAGTGGGCGTGGTCTGTGCAGGAGGCCCCGGTCCTTCCTCTCCGTACACCAAGGTCCTGGTAGTCACTGCTGATGAAGAGGCAGCACATGCAATAATCTGCAGCCCCCATTATATACCCccagcatggggcacagcgccCCCCGGCTGCAGGGTTACACAATATTGCACTATGGTGGTCCACAGCTTCCAGTTCGTCCAGGTCAGTGCCCAGctgtacacatataatacacttGGTGCTCCACGGGGGGCGCTGTGTCATGTGACGTTCACCTCCAGCACATGGTCGTCCATACTTGGAATAACCAGGATCTGGCGGCCGGCGCTGCTGTTACTGACTTGTCCGGCGTGGAAAGGTTGTAGCCGCGGCATTGGAAGTCCTTTCTGATCCGCTGCGCCGCTCAGGGGTCCTGGGGACAGCGAGGTGCTCTGGGAACGCCCACTAGGGGCCTCACACGGGTCCTCCACCGACACAGAGTCATTCTCAATCCAGCTGTCTGTAAGAGAAAGACACAGGCCCCGTCACCTCCCGGGCCACTGCATTGTGGGGGACGCGGGCCCCGTCACCTCCCGGCCCACCGCATCGTGTGAGAGACACAGGCCCCGTCACCTCCAGGCCCACCGCATCGTGTGAGAGACGCGGGCCCCGTCACCTCCAGGCCCACCGCATCGTGAGAGACGCGGGCCCCGTCACCTCCAGGCCCACCGCATCGTGTGAGAGACGCGGGCCCCGTCACCTCCAGGCCCACCGCATCGTGAGAGACGCGGGCCCCGTCACCTCCAGGCCCACCGCATCGTGAGAGACGCGGGCCCCGTCACCTCCAGGCCCACCGCATCGTGAGAGACGCGGGCCCCGTCACCTCCAGGCCCACCGCATCGTGAGAGACGCGGGCCCCGTCACCTCCAGGCCCACCGCATTGTGAGAGACGCGGGCCCCGTCACCTCCAGGCCCACCGCATTGTGAGAGACGCGGGCCCCGTCACCTCCAGGCCCACCGCATTGTGAGAGACGCGGGCCCCGTCACCTCCAGGCCCACCGCATTGTGAGAGACGCGGGCCCCGTCACCTCCAGGCCCACCGCATTGTGAGAGACGCGGGCCCCGTCACCTCCAGGCCCACCGCATTGTGAGAGACGCGGGCCCCGTCACCTCCAGGCCCACCGCACTGAAGCAGGGAATGGAATAACTCATGTTTGGGGACACAATCCCTTTAGGGTCTATACAGTACTCCCCTCCAGGGGGCACTACTCACCGGCATCCGGCTGCTGAGAGTGCGGGTGGTGGGGCAGGTAGCGGAACAGCTGCACGTCCGGGTAGGGCAGGAATCCAGCAAAGAGCGGCATCACCTCCATCCGGACAGTATGGCACGCCCCTTGTCTGACCGGCATCAGGACCACACCAGAGCTCCGCCCACACACCGCCCAATTACTGCCTCCATCAACCACTGCCAGACACAGAGCACACAGTCAGGACCGCACAGGGAAGCCCCAACCCCGGGGGGAAGCCCCAACCCCGGGGGGAAGCCCCAACCCCGGGGGGAAGCCCCAACCCCGGGGGGAAGCCCCAACCCCGGGGGGAAGCCCCAACCCCGGGGGGAAGCCCCAACCCCGGGGGGAAGCCCCAACCCCACAACTGCAGGCACACCCTATGGGAAGCCCCAGCCCCACAGCTGCAGGCACACCCTATGGGAAGCCCCAGCCCCACAGCTGCAGGCACACCCTATGGGAAGCCCCAGCCCCACAGCTGCAGGCACACCCTATGGGAAGCCCCACCCCCACAGCTGCAGGCACACCCTATGGGAAGCCCCACCCCCACAGCTGCAGGCACACCCTATGGGAAGCCCCACCCCCACAGCTGCAGGCACACCCTATGGGAAGCCCCACCCCCACAGCTGCAGGCACACCCTATGGGAAGCCCCACCCCCACAGCTGCAGGCACACCCTATGGGAAGCCCCACCCCCACAGCTGCAGGCACACCCTATGGGAAGCCCCACCCCCACAGCTGCAGGCACACCCTATGGGATGCCCCACCCCCACAGCTGCAGGCACACCCTATGGGATGCCCCACCCCCACAGCTGCAGGCACACCCTATGGGAAGCCCCACCCCCACAGCTGCAGGCACACCCTATGGGAAGCCCCACCCCCACAACTGCAGGCACACCCTATGGGAAGCCCCACCCCCACAACTGCAGGCACACCCTATGGGAAGCCCCACCCCCACAACTGCAGGCACACCCTGCAGGAAGCCCCAGCCCCATGCTGACCCCGCGGCTGCAGGAACCCATCTGAAACCCTCCCACCTTCCGCAGCAGCCTGCCCCCCTTCTTCATGTGGGTACCTTGGTAGAAGAGCTGGGTGCTGCTGTACCCCTCGCAGTCCGTCAGCGTCTCCTCCTTGTCCGTCTCTGCGGGGTCACACAGCCGCGTGATACAAACCTCCAGGGAGCAGAGCGCCCCCATCTTACAGTGCAGAGACTCTGCGGGGGGCGAGATCTCAGCGCGCACAGTGTACAGggtctgcagcagagacacaagagcgttaccccccgcaccacacaccccgaggggctgcagcagagacacaagagcgttacccccccacacacacaccccgaggggctgcagcagagacacaagagcgttaccccccgcaccacacacaccccgaggagctgcagagacacaagagcgttaccccccccacacacacaccccgaggggctgcatcagagacacaagagcgttaccccccccccacacacaccccgaggagctgcagagacacaagagcgttaccccccccACCACATACCCCGAGGGgctgcagagacacaagagcgttaccccccccaccacacaccccgaggggctgcagagacacaagagcgttaccccccccaccacacaccccgaggggctgcagagacacaagagcgttaccccc
Protein-coding regions in this window:
- the LOC140110324 gene encoding trafficking protein particle complex subunit 10, encoding VSVDCPWSIYSTIVSLTFHLPLKAQHLLLSSGTRKFIQICVENTCNFHFQLSDSALSSSRDLQFHPLHTGGSQSLQSGQCLFYVWEVRWRQGFPSSSLPCSFSVGFFPQSCSHLEPFTYFFQLEHLSTLYTVRAEISPPAESLHCKMGALCSLEVCITRLCDPAETDKEETLTDCEGYSSTQLFYQVVDGGSNWAVCGRSSGVVLMPVRQGACHTVRMEVMPLFAGFLPYPDVQLFRYLPHHPHSQQPDADSWIENDSVSVEDPCEAPSGRSQSTSLSPGPLSGAADQKGLPMPRLQPFHAGQVSNSSAGRQILVIPSMDDHVLEVNVT